From Halomicrobium salinisoli, the proteins below share one genomic window:
- a CDS encoding CBS domain-containing protein — protein sequence MASVRIGSLFGIPIKLGASFLLVLPVLAYLIGAQVGTTAELLNGLLGAGIDVAALTGGARPWLLGAAAALGLFVSVLLHELGHSLVARRYGLAIESITLWFLGGLAQFAELPDDWRHELVIAVAGPAVSVALGLAGYAAVLALPETAPAALFVLGYLALLNVALAAFNMLPGFPMDGGRVLRALLSRNRSRLAATRIAAAVGKGFAVLLGLAGVLAFNLFWVLIAFFIYVAASGETRQVLMEAAFEGLTVGEVMTPAAELDTVTPETPLAELLDRMVRERHTGYPVLADDGLAGIVTLEDVQERAPEDRDGSVADVMSTELVTVSRDAEATEALSALQREGVGRVLVTDADGRLAGLVSRTDLMTVLEIARTGGSRAGRSAPIEH from the coding sequence ATGGCCAGTGTCCGCATCGGATCGCTGTTCGGCATCCCGATCAAGCTCGGCGCGTCGTTCCTGCTGGTGTTGCCGGTGCTGGCCTACCTCATCGGCGCGCAGGTGGGGACGACGGCGGAGCTGCTCAACGGGCTCCTCGGCGCGGGGATCGACGTCGCGGCGCTGACCGGCGGGGCCCGGCCGTGGCTGCTCGGGGCGGCCGCCGCCCTCGGCCTGTTCGTCAGCGTCCTGCTGCACGAACTGGGCCACTCGCTGGTGGCGCGCCGGTACGGCCTGGCGATCGAGTCCATCACGCTGTGGTTCCTCGGCGGCCTCGCGCAGTTCGCGGAGCTGCCCGACGACTGGCGCCACGAGCTGGTCATCGCCGTCGCCGGCCCGGCCGTCAGCGTGGCCCTGGGGCTTGCTGGCTACGCGGCCGTCCTCGCACTGCCGGAGACGGCGCCCGCCGCGCTGTTCGTCCTGGGCTACCTGGCCCTGCTCAACGTGGCGCTGGCGGCGTTCAACATGCTGCCCGGGTTCCCGATGGACGGCGGGCGCGTGCTGCGGGCGCTGCTGTCGCGCAATCGCTCGCGGCTGGCGGCTACCCGCATCGCCGCGGCCGTCGGGAAGGGCTTCGCCGTGCTGCTCGGCCTGGCGGGCGTCCTCGCTTTCAACCTCTTCTGGGTCCTGATCGCCTTCTTCATCTACGTGGCCGCCTCCGGCGAGACCCGGCAGGTCCTCATGGAGGCGGCCTTCGAGGGGCTGACCGTCGGCGAGGTCATGACGCCGGCCGCGGAGCTGGACACGGTCACGCCGGAGACGCCGCTGGCGGAGCTGCTGGACCGGATGGTCCGCGAGCGCCACACCGGCTACCCCGTGCTCGCGGACGACGGCCTCGCTGGGATCGTCACGCTGGAGGACGTCCAGGAACGGGCGCCCGAGGACCGCGACGGGTCGGTCGCGGACGTAATGTCGACGGAACTGGTCACCGTCTCCCGCGACGCCGAGGCGACCGAGGCGCTGTCGGCGCTCCAGCGGGAGGGAGTCGGTCGGGTGCTCGTGACCGACGCGGACGGGCGACTCGCGGGGCTCGTCTCGCGGACGGACCTGATGACCGTGCTCGAGATTGCCCGGACGGGGGGCTCCCGGGCCGGACGGTCCGCGCCGATCGAGCACTGA
- a CDS encoding heme-binding protein — MQREPPQTEEGWYVLHDLRSIDWDAWRAAPERERERALAEGVEYLRAAEAVEDSDEGQSAVYTVLGADADLMVLHLRPTMADLDAAERRFEQTEFARFTERAESYVSVTEASGYTEKSREYFEGDLDEDSGLAQYIRSRIHPDVPDEEFVCFYPMDKRRQPDQNWYDLPFEERAEHIKRHGEIGREYGGRVKQMIAGSTGLDDWEWGITLWADDMTDIKDLLTRMRFDPSSSKYAEFGPFYVGRRFPPADLPAVLAGERVPTGEGEERAAAASANGTTAADGHAADAGHAGSVHPGSAAEGDHPHGGEAASDDGGAADDGDDEADGDDSDSSGGRPPVGGGDFQEVDDATERLATLGVRPGADYDPGDYGLVFYSDADAEDLADEIEGLRENFDHYDRHVLTGVRAGGGQAAAVSVWTAKEAAETAAGFLGDLPGIDERYGGPLAASDDAGGETDNEAAGTDQGDAADIREQLADEDVYAGQPHGEDVYALALYSEADADDLFDEVAGLRENFDHYDTHVKTAVYGAVDGNRTAVVSLWDTQDAADTAAGFLTDLPEVVGRPDAGDGFGTMGMFYAVKPDYREEFVDTFREVGGLLAEMDGHRETTLLANREDETDMFIASQWDSREDAMEFFRSDEFRETVEWGREVLTDQPRHVFLA; from the coding sequence ATGCAACGAGAGCCGCCGCAGACCGAGGAGGGCTGGTACGTCCTCCACGACCTGCGGTCGATCGACTGGGACGCCTGGCGGGCGGCCCCGGAGCGGGAGCGCGAGCGCGCCCTCGCCGAGGGCGTCGAGTACCTGCGAGCCGCCGAGGCCGTCGAGGATTCCGACGAGGGACAGTCGGCCGTCTACACCGTCCTCGGGGCCGACGCCGACCTCATGGTCCTGCACCTCCGGCCGACGATGGCCGACCTCGACGCCGCCGAGCGGCGCTTCGAACAGACGGAATTCGCCCGCTTCACCGAGCGGGCCGAGTCGTACGTCTCGGTCACGGAGGCGTCGGGCTACACCGAGAAGTCCCGGGAGTACTTCGAGGGCGACCTCGACGAGGACTCCGGGCTGGCCCAGTACATCCGGTCGCGCATCCACCCGGACGTGCCCGACGAGGAGTTCGTCTGCTTCTACCCGATGGACAAGCGCCGCCAGCCCGACCAGAACTGGTACGACCTGCCCTTCGAGGAGCGGGCCGAGCACATCAAGCGCCACGGCGAGATCGGCCGCGAGTACGGCGGCCGAGTCAAGCAGATGATCGCCGGCTCCACGGGCCTGGACGACTGGGAGTGGGGCATCACCCTGTGGGCCGACGACATGACCGACATCAAGGACCTGCTGACGCGGATGCGGTTCGACCCCTCCTCCTCGAAGTACGCCGAGTTCGGCCCCTTCTACGTGGGCCGGCGCTTCCCGCCGGCGGATCTCCCGGCCGTGCTGGCCGGCGAGCGCGTGCCCACCGGTGAGGGCGAGGAGCGGGCAGCGGCGGCGTCCGCCAACGGCACGACCGCCGCGGACGGCCACGCCGCCGACGCGGGCCACGCCGGCAGCGTCCACCCCGGCTCCGCCGCCGAGGGCGACCACCCGCACGGCGGCGAGGCCGCCAGCGACGACGGCGGAGCGGCCGACGACGGCGACGACGAAGCGGACGGCGACGACTCGGACTCCTCCGGCGGTCGCCCGCCGGTCGGCGGCGGCGACTTCCAGGAGGTCGACGACGCCACCGAGCGCCTCGCGACGCTGGGCGTCCGCCCCGGCGCCGACTACGACCCCGGCGACTACGGGCTGGTCTTCTACTCCGACGCCGACGCCGAGGACCTGGCCGACGAGATCGAGGGCCTGCGCGAGAACTTCGACCACTACGACCGCCACGTGCTGACCGGCGTCCGCGCCGGCGGCGGCCAGGCCGCGGCCGTCAGCGTCTGGACCGCGAAGGAGGCCGCCGAGACGGCCGCGGGCTTCCTCGGCGACCTGCCCGGCATCGACGAGCGCTACGGCGGGCCGCTGGCCGCCAGCGACGACGCGGGCGGGGAGACGGACAACGAGGCCGCGGGGACCGACCAGGGCGACGCCGCCGACATCCGCGAGCAACTGGCCGACGAGGACGTCTACGCCGGCCAGCCCCACGGCGAGGACGTCTACGCGCTGGCGCTGTACTCCGAGGCCGACGCCGACGACCTGTTCGACGAAGTCGCCGGCCTCCGGGAGAACTTCGACCACTACGACACCCACGTCAAGACCGCCGTCTACGGGGCCGTCGACGGCAACCGGACCGCCGTCGTCAGCCTCTGGGACACCCAGGACGCCGCGGACACCGCCGCCGGGTTCCTGACCGACCTCCCCGAGGTCGTCGGCCGCCCCGACGCCGGCGACGGCTTCGGTACGATGGGCATGTTCTACGCCGTCAAGCCCGACTACCGCGAGGAGTTCGTCGACACCTTCCGCGAGGTCGGCGGCCTGCTCGCCGAGATGGACGGCCACCGCGAGACCACGCTGCTGGCCAACCGCGAGGACGAGACCGACATGTTCATCGCCAGCCAGTGGGACAGCCGCGAGGACGCCATGGAATTCTTCCGCAGCGACGAGTTCCGCGAGACCGTCGAGTGGGGGCGGGAAGTCCTGACGGATCAGCCGCGGCACGTCTTCTTGGCTTAG
- a CDS encoding MFS transporter translates to MADRFQFYPLYLTRFVASLGYITLLTLLPTYIETLGATGVVAGLFVTALGVGRTVAVLPLGWAADRYDKRAILLFSLLLSGVSYALFTLVDSSLGFIVARTLQGLGMVGTGMVSLALVGDLAAADDRANQIGKYNSWRMAAGVVGTLGAGVLYDYYGFDPIFAVLVVMFALALVGVWWLVDSDDTTVTSFAFFDLALNDRILTVTSFRAQYAVSVTLVRNWMPIFVGVSVARGGLALSATAVGVVVATEKFTNMLGQPFAGRLSDRYGRGLFVAVGGGAYGLIALAIPLAPAAGESLGLAATLPVLGTMPAAFFVAVALNGLLGVADSLREPASMALFADEGKGSGITSSFGIRGLVWRPGALLAPLAGGYLMDTAGMNWVFVLASVTALTGVATFLGVVSKRYGPRELARW, encoded by the coding sequence ATGGCCGATCGCTTCCAGTTCTATCCCCTCTACCTGACGCGGTTCGTCGCCAGTCTCGGGTACATCACCCTCCTGACGCTGCTGCCCACGTACATCGAGACGCTGGGTGCGACGGGGGTGGTGGCCGGCCTGTTCGTCACGGCGCTCGGGGTCGGCCGGACCGTGGCCGTCCTCCCGCTGGGGTGGGCGGCCGACCGCTACGACAAGCGCGCCATCCTCCTGTTCTCGCTGCTGCTCAGCGGCGTCTCCTACGCCCTCTTCACGCTGGTCGACTCCTCGCTGGGGTTCATCGTCGCCCGGACGCTCCAGGGCCTGGGCATGGTCGGCACCGGGATGGTGAGCCTCGCGCTGGTCGGCGACCTCGCCGCGGCCGACGACCGGGCCAACCAGATCGGCAAGTACAACTCCTGGCGGATGGCCGCGGGCGTCGTCGGTACGCTCGGCGCGGGCGTCCTCTACGACTACTACGGGTTCGACCCCATCTTCGCCGTCCTCGTGGTCATGTTCGCGCTCGCGCTCGTCGGCGTCTGGTGGCTCGTCGACAGCGACGACACGACGGTCACCTCCTTCGCCTTCTTCGACCTGGCGCTGAACGACCGGATCCTCACGGTCACGAGCTTCCGGGCGCAGTACGCCGTCTCGGTGACGCTGGTCCGCAACTGGATGCCCATCTTCGTCGGCGTCTCCGTGGCCCGCGGCGGGCTGGCCCTCTCCGCCACCGCCGTGGGCGTGGTCGTCGCCACCGAGAAGTTCACCAACATGCTCGGCCAGCCCTTCGCCGGCCGGCTCTCGGACCGCTACGGCCGCGGCCTGTTCGTGGCGGTCGGGGGCGGCGCGTACGGACTGATCGCGCTGGCCATCCCGCTGGCGCCCGCCGCCGGCGAGTCGCTGGGGCTCGCCGCGACGCTCCCGGTTCTCGGGACGATGCCGGCCGCCTTCTTCGTCGCCGTCGCGCTCAACGGGCTGCTGGGGGTCGCCGACAGCCTCCGCGAGCCGGCCAGCATGGCCCTGTTCGCCGACGAGGGCAAGGGCAGCGGCATCACGAGCAGCTTCGGCATCCGCGGACTGGTCTGGCGGCCCGGCGCCCTGCTCGCGCCGCTCGCGGGCGGGTACCTGATGGACACCGCCGGCATGAACTGGGTGTTCGTCCTCGCCAGCGTCACCGCGCTGACCGGCGTCGCGACGTTCCTCGGCGTCGTCTCGAAGCGGTACGGTCCGCGGGAACTCGCGCGCTGGTAG
- a CDS encoding universal stress protein, with translation MYDRVLYPTDGSDGAEVATAHAIEVARRFEAPLHVLYVVDVSAAQSTDAYDRVPLDATTEALAGAGEEIVDRVIERAAESGVEVDGTVTEGTPASTIVEFADRDDVIVMGTHGRTGLDRYLIGSTTEKVVRTADVPVVTVPMTEAEVPDDVPDAADGDAT, from the coding sequence GTGTACGACCGCGTGCTCTACCCCACCGACGGCAGCGACGGCGCGGAGGTCGCCACGGCTCACGCCATCGAGGTCGCACGGCGGTTCGAGGCCCCGCTACACGTCCTGTACGTTGTCGACGTCTCGGCCGCCCAGTCGACCGACGCCTACGACAGGGTGCCGCTGGACGCGACCACCGAGGCCCTTGCGGGGGCCGGCGAGGAAATCGTCGACCGCGTCATCGAGCGGGCCGCCGAGTCCGGCGTCGAGGTCGACGGCACCGTCACCGAGGGGACGCCCGCCAGCACAATCGTCGAGTTCGCCGACCGCGACGACGTCATCGTGATGGGCACCCACGGCCGGACCGGACTCGACCGGTACCTCATCGGCAGCACGACCGAGAAGGTCGTCCGGACGGCCGACGTGCCCGTCGTGACCGTCCCGATGACCGAGGCGGAGGTCCCCGACGACGTGCCCGACGCGGCGGACGGAGACGCGACCTGA
- a CDS encoding glycoside hydrolase family 5 protein: MADNIERTDDTDRTRTRTNATASRRRFMQTAAGAGALAVGLGGGAVGSAAADHDDRSPSRLERDGNLIVDADGEEVELHGVAIADPKRIDVTERARGKTVDQIIELATDAEQGWHANVIRLPIKATDVVEYPDSDSPEPVAFDEAQVRSYVEDHLDGAVQKCADEGVYALISYHRDTNRPWTDGPLSEETELLWDVVAERYADQDHVVFEPFHTPRGNSNYGVSGQALVDWWSDWLDTAQPWVDTIRSHTDNLTIMGSPRYSQATFGAVIEEFDAENVGYSLHVYPAHGPTTPEDYDDFLVPVNYDGDGVSYDDETPAYDVAPVVLTSWGFDPDAPAAVGGAITREAAREANWAEHDPDYGTHITEWLSTRPVHSTARNFDPIWAPRMFERDFEGEGFDNPYDPEQEVPNLVSDLPAEWNLLGGEYMGETIKEFLASGSESAGGESAGGESTPEPSGPAGDLDDDGLVEDVDGDGDQDIDDMRAFADQFESEEIQSNPGQYDYNGDGDVDEYDILEFYHELFRNN; encoded by the coding sequence ATGGCAGACAACATCGAGCGGACTGACGACACGGATCGGACGCGAACCCGGACGAACGCCACCGCGTCGCGGCGACGCTTCATGCAGACGGCCGCGGGCGCTGGCGCGCTCGCAGTGGGACTGGGTGGCGGGGCAGTGGGCAGCGCCGCCGCCGACCACGACGACCGGTCGCCGTCGCGACTGGAGCGGGACGGCAATCTGATCGTCGACGCCGACGGCGAGGAAGTCGAGCTGCACGGGGTCGCCATCGCGGACCCGAAGCGGATCGACGTGACCGAGCGAGCGCGGGGCAAGACCGTCGACCAGATAATCGAACTGGCGACCGACGCCGAGCAGGGCTGGCACGCCAACGTGATCCGGCTGCCGATCAAGGCCACCGACGTCGTCGAATACCCGGACAGCGATAGTCCGGAGCCGGTCGCCTTCGACGAGGCGCAGGTCCGGAGCTACGTCGAGGACCACCTCGACGGGGCGGTCCAGAAGTGCGCGGACGAGGGCGTGTACGCGCTGATCAGCTATCACCGTGACACGAACCGACCGTGGACGGACGGGCCGCTGAGCGAGGAGACCGAGTTGCTCTGGGATGTCGTCGCCGAGCGGTACGCGGACCAGGACCACGTCGTCTTCGAACCGTTCCACACGCCCCGGGGCAACTCCAACTACGGGGTCAGCGGCCAGGCGCTGGTCGACTGGTGGAGCGACTGGCTGGACACGGCCCAGCCGTGGGTCGACACCATTCGCTCGCACACGGATAACCTGACGATCATGGGGTCGCCTCGCTACTCGCAGGCGACGTTCGGCGCGGTCATCGAGGAGTTCGACGCCGAGAACGTCGGCTACTCGCTGCACGTCTACCCGGCGCACGGCCCGACCACGCCCGAAGACTACGACGACTTCCTCGTCCCGGTCAACTACGACGGCGACGGCGTGTCCTACGACGACGAGACGCCCGCGTACGACGTCGCGCCCGTGGTCCTGACATCCTGGGGCTTCGATCCGGACGCCCCCGCGGCCGTCGGCGGCGCCATCACCAGGGAGGCCGCCCGCGAGGCCAACTGGGCCGAGCACGACCCCGACTACGGCACGCACATCACGGAGTGGCTCTCGACCCGCCCCGTCCACTCGACGGCCCGGAACTTCGATCCCATCTGGGCGCCGCGCATGTTCGAGCGCGACTTCGAGGGCGAGGGATTCGACAACCCCTACGACCCCGAGCAGGAGGTCCCAAACCTCGTCTCGGACCTGCCGGCCGAGTGGAACCTGCTGGGCGGCGAGTACATGGGCGAGACGATCAAGGAGTTCCTCGCGTCCGGGAGCGAGTCGGCCGGCGGCGAGTCGGCCGGCGGCGAGTCGACCCCCGAACCGTCCGGTCCCGCGGGCGACCTGGACGACGACGGCCTCGTCGAGGACGTCGACGGCGACGGGGACCAGGACATCGACGACATGCGGGCGTTCGCCGACCAGTTCGAATCGGAGGAGATCCAGTCGAACCCCGGGCAGTACGACTACAACGGCGACGGCGACGTCGACGAGTACGACATCCTCGAGTTCTACCACGAGCTGTTCCGCAACAACTGA
- a CDS encoding cupin domain-containing protein, giving the protein MPEPGDVIENPVTGERIEFRTAPSGRRQSLHFDYYLEPGGFGLGKVAHVHPIQEEGFDLQSGTLGVRVGGDEWEATPGTRFAVPCETPHTVWNAGSDEVHAHVEIKPALSIGTFFETMYGLARDGKTNAWGLPGPLQLAVVADAFREELYLAGLPKRLQRGAVGLLASIGRQEGYRAVYPRYSDRTVRITEEA; this is encoded by the coding sequence GTGCCAGAACCCGGCGACGTCATCGAGAACCCCGTGACGGGGGAGCGCATCGAGTTCCGAACGGCCCCGAGCGGCAGACGGCAGTCGCTGCACTTCGACTACTACCTGGAGCCGGGCGGCTTCGGCCTCGGCAAGGTGGCCCACGTCCACCCGATACAGGAGGAGGGGTTCGACCTGCAATCGGGGACGCTGGGCGTCCGCGTCGGCGGCGACGAGTGGGAGGCGACGCCGGGGACACGGTTCGCCGTCCCCTGTGAGACGCCCCACACCGTCTGGAACGCGGGGTCCGACGAGGTCCACGCCCACGTGGAGATCAAGCCGGCGCTGTCCATCGGGACGTTCTTCGAGACGATGTACGGGCTCGCGCGGGACGGGAAGACCAACGCCTGGGGTCTGCCGGGACCGCTCCAGCTGGCCGTCGTCGCCGACGCGTTCCGGGAGGAACTGTACCTCGCCGGCCTCCCGAAGCGGCTCCAGCGGGGAGCGGTCGGCCTCCTGGCGTCGATCGGTCGGCAGGAGGGGTACCGTGCCGTCTACCCGCGCTACAGCGATCGCACAGTGCGAATCACCGAAGAGGCCTGA
- a CDS encoding sugar phosphate isomerase/epimerase family protein, with the protein MDTSLGPGDVGIDRPFPEAAALAADAGFDAIQVDLGYLADHGPDEYRAVLDEHGLRTGSVDLPVAVTGDEAEYEADVDALAGVASDLAAIGCDCATHFVWSFSDERDFEDNFRFHRRRLGRPAEILADHGLELGLEFLGPETLREGHEHEFIYTAEGMLELCDAINSDTVGLQLDSWHWYTAGGSIDALESLERGDVVDVHLNDAPAGIPRDEQIDTERRLPAETGVIDVAAFLGHLDRIGYEGAVTAEPFSDDLEAMDDAAAAERTMESLETAFERAGL; encoded by the coding sequence ATGGACACCTCACTCGGCCCCGGCGACGTCGGCATCGACCGCCCGTTCCCGGAGGCGGCCGCCCTCGCCGCCGACGCCGGCTTCGACGCGATTCAGGTCGACCTGGGCTACCTCGCCGACCACGGGCCCGACGAGTACCGCGCGGTACTCGACGAGCACGGCCTGCGGACGGGCAGCGTCGACCTCCCCGTCGCGGTCACGGGCGACGAGGCGGAGTACGAGGCCGACGTCGACGCGCTGGCGGGCGTCGCGTCCGACCTCGCGGCGATCGGCTGCGACTGCGCGACCCACTTCGTCTGGTCGTTCAGCGACGAGCGCGACTTCGAGGACAACTTCCGGTTCCACCGGCGGCGCCTGGGGCGGCCGGCCGAGATTCTGGCCGACCACGGCCTCGAACTCGGCCTGGAGTTCCTCGGGCCGGAGACGCTACGGGAGGGCCACGAGCACGAGTTCATCTACACCGCAGAGGGGATGCTGGAGCTGTGCGACGCGATCAATTCCGACACCGTGGGCCTCCAGCTCGACAGCTGGCACTGGTACACGGCGGGCGGATCGATCGACGCGCTGGAGTCGCTGGAGCGCGGGGACGTCGTCGACGTCCACCTCAACGACGCGCCCGCGGGGATCCCGCGGGACGAACAGATCGACACGGAGCGGCGCCTCCCCGCCGAGACCGGCGTGATCGACGTCGCGGCGTTCCTCGGCCACCTCGATCGCATCGGCTACGAGGGCGCCGTAACGGCCGAGCCCTTCAGCGACGACCTGGAGGCGATGGACGACGCGGCCGCCGCGGAGCGGACGATGGAATCCCTCGAAACGGCCTTCGAGCGGGCCGGGCTGTAG